The following are from one region of the Biomphalaria glabrata chromosome 12, xgBioGlab47.1, whole genome shotgun sequence genome:
- the LOC106051547 gene encoding uncharacterized protein LOC106051547, with the protein MKMSIQRVLLRLLRFSLPILFVFLLLSGSFIISFVRNKLWAFRLKTPLVPYNELERSHVSRELVLKQFQNDIEIVWAQRERGPKLKDHCLKSKLDVICTDVQYNIDIAQGMGLSIPESNVSISGNITANYKVLPPVSNITKIVSSVNPGYLRKHLCYNVSRTRQLVKRTVDANFCPRLLKLFEDITIKAEPYLLLLFTWWPDYLVDVDKFSRKLLLENCKRVRPFVETIIFTDSRMTMANANAMNFTCLPVPGYSSGGLPIFQNMAKVVMEKFSATFYGYVKATSVFDASFLESLLGVKEILVKSSQNEKSKSNRFPTSKPIAMYGEAMHYQKLSSAADLYELNLLAYTRGSYEWENPQAAFVYFVFTKQDMSDVPPLIIDDDALVPFLIARSRTLGHLVINVGRTVTALYTSHNATRSEWNRKYIKELPRDSLYNKNLAMKYFNSIVMNSSHESHDLYSTFNSDGKIVFKGWA; encoded by the exons ATG AAGATGTCTATCCAGCGAGTACTGCTTCGATTACTGAGATTTTCACTACCGattctttttgtatttctacTTCTGAGCGGGTcttttattattagttttgtaAGGAACAAGCTTTGGGCCTTTCGACTTAAAACGCCGTTGGTGCCCTACAATGAACTGGAAAGGAGCCACGTTTCCAGGGAGCTCGTGCTGAAACAGTTCCAAAACGACATTGAAATCGTTTGGGCTCAGCGGGAAAGAGGGCCCAAGCTGAAAGACCACTGCTTGAAGTCAAAACTGGACGTCATTTGCACGGATGTTCAATACAACATAGACATTGCGCAAGGCATGGGGTTGTCTATCCCCGAGAGCAACGTGTCGATTTCAGGAAATATAACTGCCAACTATAAGGTTCTTCCACCCGTTTCCAATATTACGAAAATAGTTTCTTCGGTGAATCCTGGGTATTTACGTAAACACCTGTGCTACAACGTTTCCAGAACTCGACAACTAGTGAAAAGGACAGTCGACGCAAACTTCTGTCCGCGTTTACTCAAACTCTTTGAAGACATCACAATAAAGGCTGAGCCGTATTTACTGCTTCTATTCACTTGGTGGCCTGACTACTTGGTGGACGTGGACAAGTTCAGCAGAAAGCTGCTACTGGAAAACTGCAAGCGGGTTCGACCATTCGTCGAAACCATCATCTTTACGGACAGCAGGATGACTATGGCTAACGCCAACGCCATGAACTTCACCTGTCTTCCGGTGCCGGGTTACAGTTCTGGAGGCCTTCCCATTTTTCAAAATATGGCCAAGGTTGTGATGGAAAAGTTTAGCGCTACGTTTTACGGCTACGTCAAGGCCACAAGTGTATTCGACGCGTCCTTTCTAGAGTCACTCTTAGGCGTCAAAGAGATCCTAGTCAAGTCCTCGCAGAAcgaaaaatctaaatctaaccGATTTCCCACCTCGAAGCCTATCGCGATGTACGGGGAAGCCATGCATTACCAAAAGCTCAGTAGCGCTGCGGACTTGTACGAGCTCAACCTGCTGGCCTACACCAGAGGGAGCTACGAGTGGGAAAACCCTCAGGCTGCTTTCGTGTATTTCGTGTTTACCAAGCAAGACATGTCAGACGTTCCACCTTTAATCATCGACGACGACGCCCTGGTTCCGTTTTTGATAGCGCGTTCTAGAACGCTGGGCCACCTGGTGATAAACGTTGGCCGAACTGTAACAGCTCTGTACACATCCCACAATGCCACCAGGTCAGAGTGGAACCGGAAGTACATTAAAGAGCTACCACGGGATTCACTTTACAACAAGAATCTCGCCATGAAGTATTTCAATTCGATAGTAATGAATAGTTCCCATGAATCTCATGATCTCTACAGCACATTCAACAGTGAtggaaaaattgtttttaaaggatGGGCTTGA
- the LOC106051545 gene encoding mediator of RNA polymerase II transcription subunit 19-like isoform X1, with product MADMIRRPDPMQSSPRSSPRDRGSRSPAYPRQDSSGTLKTTISLAPGKTPAVIHTGSFYLVKDIPDEAEITGSTNLLNYYNLEHSYNRFLNKKVKEELSAFLPHLPGNIDSPGIQDNSSLRSLIEKTPITGKELTQLSGSALSGFRLHPGPLPEQYQLMNQMTQKKKRHKKKIKDSEKGSTLQLSQTDSATGEPETKKTKRPKKEDDQKDSKKKRKKDKKKKKKHSPEPTAANGTDVTT from the exons atggCAGATATGATAAGAAGACCTGATCCGATGCAATCTTCTCCGCGATCTAGTCCTAGAGATCGTGGTTCTAGATCGCCGGCATATCCACGACAAGATTCTTCAGGAACTTTAAAAACTACAATAAGCCTTGCACCTGGCAAGACCCCAGCAGTTATTCATACTGGATCATTTTATTTAGTGAAAGACATTCCgg ATGAAGCAGAAATAACTGGCAGTACCAACTTATTGAACTACTACAATTTGGAACATTCatacaacagatttttaaataaaaaagtgaaAGAAGAACTCAGCGCTTTTCTTCCGCATCTTCCTGGTAATATAGACTCACCTGGAATACAGGATAACAG TTCTTTAAGATCACTTATAGAAAAAACACCAATCACTGGAAAAGAGTTGACTCAACTCTCAGGCTCAGCACTGTCAGGATTTAGATTACATCCTGGTCCT CTTCCAGAACAGTATCAACTTATGAATCAAATGACACAGAAGAAGAAAAGgcacaaaaagaaaattaaagattCAGAAAAAGGAAGCACTTTACAGTTATCTCAGA CAGACAGTGCAACAGGTGAGCCAGAGACTAAGAAAACCAAAAgaccaaaaaaagaagatgaccaaaaagattcaaagaaaaagagaaagaaagacaagaaaaaaaagaag AAGCATAGCCCAGAACCAACAGCAGCAAATGGTACAGATGTAACAACATGA
- the LOC106051545 gene encoding mediator of RNA polymerase II transcription subunit 19-like isoform X2, with translation MADMIRRPDPMQSSPRSSPRDRGSRSPAYPRQDSSGTLKTTISLAPGKTPAVIHTGSFYLVKDIPDEAEITGSTNLLNYYNLEHSYNRFLNKKVKEELSAFLPHLPGNIDSPGIQDNSSLRSLIEKTPITGKELTQLSGSALSGFRLHPGPLPEQYQLMNQMTQKKKRHKKKIKDSEKGSTLQLSQNSATGEPETKKTKRPKKEDDQKDSKKKRKKDKKKKKKHSPEPTAANGTDVTT, from the exons atggCAGATATGATAAGAAGACCTGATCCGATGCAATCTTCTCCGCGATCTAGTCCTAGAGATCGTGGTTCTAGATCGCCGGCATATCCACGACAAGATTCTTCAGGAACTTTAAAAACTACAATAAGCCTTGCACCTGGCAAGACCCCAGCAGTTATTCATACTGGATCATTTTATTTAGTGAAAGACATTCCgg ATGAAGCAGAAATAACTGGCAGTACCAACTTATTGAACTACTACAATTTGGAACATTCatacaacagatttttaaataaaaaagtgaaAGAAGAACTCAGCGCTTTTCTTCCGCATCTTCCTGGTAATATAGACTCACCTGGAATACAGGATAACAG TTCTTTAAGATCACTTATAGAAAAAACACCAATCACTGGAAAAGAGTTGACTCAACTCTCAGGCTCAGCACTGTCAGGATTTAGATTACATCCTGGTCCT CTTCCAGAACAGTATCAACTTATGAATCAAATGACACAGAAGAAGAAAAGgcacaaaaagaaaattaaagattCAGAAAAAGGAAGCACTTTACAGTTATCTCAGA ACAGTGCAACAGGTGAGCCAGAGACTAAGAAAACCAAAAgaccaaaaaaagaagatgaccaaaaagattcaaagaaaaagagaaagaaagacaagaaaaaaaagaag AAGCATAGCCCAGAACCAACAGCAGCAAATGGTACAGATGTAACAACATGA
- the LOC106051544 gene encoding protein HGH1 homolog — translation MALDQTTKLLLEKEMLPFLTPSARPDVKSIAVRYFLEMTGSKEGRDFIAEGNTFIPAIISLTTDTQLDAAKDAFLTLINLSSEDTISWKLMHNDVTSTFIMDLLQKILQPDFKFADEACSIVSNVTRIPSCAKHLAEQVLADNSKVTIEKIVSVLCQINYNKHAALHYLGLILSNLTQVSEIRKIIMDKEKRIIQKLLPFTEYADSLTRRGGIIGTLKNCCFEYDYHQWLLSEDVDLLTRLLLPLAGGEELDEDDMDKLPIDLQYLPPDKNRESDPDLRTMLIESIMQLCSTKCGRLFIKEKNAYVILRELHKWEKDPKAKLACQNLCELLISDEPEQGMEDLHQVEVPAHLQQKFNELDLALLKTFEEEDKDKDNSNDCQQSIK, via the exons ATGGCCCTAGACCAGACAACCAAGCTACTTctagaaaaagaaatgcttCCATTTCTGACGCCATCCGCGCGACCCGACGTTAAATCAATTGCTGTTCGATATTTTTTGGAAATGACGGGTTCTAAAGAAGGACGAGACTTCATTGCAGAAGGAAACACATTTATCCCAGCCATAATTTCACTAACTACAGACACTCAGCTGGATGCTGCTAAGGACGCTTTTCTCACACTTATCAATCTGTCTTCAGAAGATACAATATCCTGGAAACTTATGCACAATGATGTTACATCCACATTTATAATGGACTTGCTACAAAAAATTCTACAACCTGACTTTAAATTTGCTGATGAGGCTTGTAGTATTGTTTCCAATGTCACTAGAATACCATCTTGTGCTAAACATTTAGCAGAGCAGGTGCTTGCAGATAATTCAAAAGTTACTATTGAAAAGATAGTATCTGTTTTGTGTCAAATAAATTATAACAAACATGCAGCGCTCCATTATTTGGGACTTATTTTGTCAAATCTAACTCAAGTTTCAGAAATACGTAAAATAATAATggataaagaaaaaagaataatacaaAAGCTATTACCTTTTACAGAGTATGCTGATTCTTTGACACGTAGAGGTGGCATCATAggaactttaaaaaactgctgCTTTGAATATG ATTATCACCAATGGCTTCTTAGTGAAGACGTTGACTTACTGACAAGACTGTTACTGCCTCTAGCTGGAGGAGAGGAACTAGATGAAGATGACATGGACAAGCTGCCAATTGATCTTCAATATCTTCCACCAGACAAAAATAGGGAGTCGGACCCTGACCTCAGGACTATGTTGATTGAGTCTATAATGCAG cTTTGTTCCACCAAATGTGGACGCTTgtttatcaaagaaaaaaatgcctATGTCATACTAAGAGAACTTCACAAATGGGAGAAAGACCCAAAAGCTAAACTGGCATGTCAAAATCTGTGTGAACTCCTCATATCTGATGAGCCAGAGCAAGGTATGGAGGATTTACACCAAGTGGAGGTTCCAGCTCATTTACAGCAGAAGTTTAATGAACTTGACTTAGCATTACTGAAGACATTTGAAGAAGAGGACAAAGATAAGGATAATTCAAATGATTGTCAACAAagcataaaataa